Proteins encoded by one window of Enterococcus saccharolyticus subsp. saccharolyticus:
- a CDS encoding amino acid ABC transporter ATP-binding protein yields MGKLRKKEVIQIHHIQKKFDENIVLDDVSLTIWENEVVVIIGPSGSGKSTLLRCMNKLEKIDQGKIFIEYEDVYQKSINNNQIREKVVMVFQHFNLFSNLTVKKNITIGPEKLQKLSQKELDELSDTLLHRVGLYEKKDFYPESLSGGQKQRIAIARALAMKPKVILFDEPTSALDPEMVGEVLSVMKETVKGGMTAVIVTHEMNFAKEVADRIVFMDQGKILAEMTPEELNSAHENQRIANFLQKIL; encoded by the coding sequence ATGGGGAAGCTAAGAAAAAAAGAAGTAATTCAAATTCATCATATCCAAAAAAAATTCGATGAGAATATCGTGTTAGATGATGTATCATTGACTATTTGGGAAAATGAAGTTGTGGTAATCATTGGCCCTTCCGGTTCAGGAAAATCGACTTTGTTGCGATGTATGAATAAATTAGAAAAAATCGATCAAGGAAAAATTTTTATTGAATACGAAGATGTCTATCAAAAATCGATTAATAACAATCAAATTAGAGAAAAAGTAGTCATGGTATTTCAGCATTTCAATTTATTTTCCAATTTGACGGTCAAAAAGAATATCACTATCGGGCCAGAAAAATTACAAAAACTTTCGCAAAAAGAATTAGATGAATTGAGTGATACTTTGCTCCATCGTGTCGGTCTGTACGAGAAAAAAGATTTTTATCCAGAAAGTCTATCTGGCGGACAAAAACAACGGATTGCCATCGCGAGAGCACTGGCGATGAAGCCAAAAGTTATTTTGTTTGATGAACCGACAAGTGCGTTAGATCCAGAAATGGTCGGTGAAGTCCTTAGTGTCATGAAAGAAACAGTGAAAGGCGGGATGACCGCAGTCATTGTGACACATGAAATGAACTTTGCCAAAGAAGTGGCAGATCGAATCGTTTTTATGGATCAAGGGAAGATTTTAGCAGAAATGACGCCTGAAGAATTAAATTCAGCGCATGAAAATCAGCGAATCGCCAACTTTTTACAAAAAATTCTTTAG
- a CDS encoding sensor histidine kinase, translating to MVVILSLLLIGLVLYLFFLKREIRLLTTSVRNIPTTSKYGSRLFNTFYKPDLVKLVDEINTMIDAYEAEREQLNLTEQSVQHAITSISHDLRTPLTAMKGYLQLLQNEQELNPTHLMQIEASVERLVVLTNEFYELAKFTIDSTQTNWQKIEVIQTIETIFLNYYENFEKQGIQVDFPTDCSTYWLITDEQKLQRIIENLIQNILRYGKT from the coding sequence ATGGTTGTGATTTTAAGTTTGTTATTGATTGGACTAGTGCTGTATCTTTTTTTCTTAAAAAGAGAGATACGTTTATTAACTACATCTGTTCGTAATATCCCAACAACATCAAAATATGGCAGTCGTCTTTTTAATACTTTTTATAAACCTGATTTAGTGAAGTTAGTTGATGAAATAAACACGATGATTGATGCTTATGAAGCAGAAAGAGAACAGCTAAATCTGACTGAACAATCGGTTCAACATGCGATTACCAGCATTTCCCATGATTTACGAACCCCTTTAACTGCGATGAAAGGATACCTACAGTTACTACAAAATGAGCAAGAGTTAAATCCAACACATCTCATGCAAATTGAGGCATCAGTTGAACGATTGGTTGTACTGACGAATGAATTCTATGAATTAGCCAAATTCACCATTGATTCAACGCAAACAAACTGGCAAAAAATCGAAGTCATTCAAACAATTGAAACCATCTTTTTAAACTATTATGAAAATTTTGAAAAACAAGGTATTCAAGTTGATTTCCCAACAGATTGCTCTACTTATTGGCTCATTACTGATGAACAAAAGTTGCAACGAATCATCGAAAATCTTATCCAAAATATTTTGCGCTACGGAAAAACCTAG
- a CDS encoding response regulator transcription factor, with amino-acid sequence MTKILVVEDDPAIQEMLKECLEKANYQILAAFSGTEGQLLLQQTAVDLILLDLMLPGMTGEALLRNIRQLSFVPVIVISAKKDVQERVQLLQNGADDYLIKPFDLAELLARIQIQLRHQRHTQNTQKIVYQDIELDLETHEVSVANQPVNLTMKEFQLLTLFLTYPQKVFSRQTIYETIWEEPYYDSDKTSNVHISNLRAKINLSNQQYIKTVWGIGFKFD; translated from the coding sequence ATGACAAAAATTTTAGTCGTGGAAGACGATCCAGCGATTCAAGAAATGTTAAAAGAATGCCTTGAAAAAGCCAATTACCAAATTCTAGCTGCTTTTTCTGGAACAGAAGGCCAACTCTTATTACAACAAACAGCTGTTGATTTAATTTTATTGGATTTAATGCTACCAGGTATGACTGGCGAAGCATTGTTAAGAAACATTCGTCAATTGTCTTTTGTACCAGTAATTGTAATTTCAGCCAAAAAAGATGTTCAAGAACGCGTCCAATTATTGCAAAATGGCGCAGATGATTATCTGATCAAACCGTTTGATTTAGCCGAGTTACTCGCTAGGATTCAAATCCAGTTGCGTCACCAAAGACACACTCAAAATACACAAAAAATCGTCTATCAAGACATTGAGCTAGACCTGGAAACCCATGAAGTGAGTGTCGCAAATCAGCCCGTCAATTTAACAATGAAGGAGTTTCAATTACTCACACTCTTTTTAACTTATCCGCAAAAAGTTTTTAGTAGACAAACTATTTACGAAACAATCTGGGAGGAACCCTATTATGATAGCGACAAAACGAGCAATGTACACATCAGTAATTTAAGAGCAAAAATTAATTTATCCAATCAGCAGTATATTAAAACCGTTTGGGGAATTGGATTCAAATTTGACTAG
- the pknB gene encoding Stk1 family PASTA domain-containing Ser/Thr kinase has translation MIETGKKLSGRYLILGSIGSGGMANVYLARDLILDREVAIKVLRYDFRDDTDAIRRFQREALAATELVHPNIVSVYDVGEEDNMQYLVMEYVKGMDLKRYIQTHYPIPYPEIVDIMQQILSAVALAHQHRIIHRDLKPQNILINEEGVVKIADFGIAIALSETSITQTNTMLGSVHYLSPEQARGSMATNQSDIYAIGIILYEMLTGRVPFDGESAVTIALKHFQDDIPSIRIYDKEVPQSLENIVLKATAKEQSDRYKEADEMRQDISSALSPERLNEPLWEPHAMIDETKILTPISEDTPMPDSFKEMPLPKEETTESAPQKPEKKKKKRKLWLILPILLFCAVAGLVYYLVFGGGRNQVTIPEVAGLTEAAARETLHDAGVEVATETKEFPSDQVPENHVVKTDPEEGAVIKRTKEVLLYISTGSKKVEMKDYVGQEKDKVLAELKSLDFDEKKIKIEEVFDEDTPVEEVIDQTPSAGEEVVPKDTEVELTVSKGPEPVMMPNLYGYSERDARAELTNYGLGNNAVVIAEEFSDVSAGLVIHQTPEGNSDIVPGDTEITLTISKGPEKVKMPNLIGYTESNARDELNANGLGNNSVHITEVFSSNESGTIVKQSPSAGSDISPGDTTITLEISKGPEPPEKVDLPNVEGMKESAATSLLKSQGLSVETSEEYSDSVDKGLVISMSPSSGTSVEKESTVRLIISQGKEETESSSFPPEESETTTPDSSEPMTETSTS, from the coding sequence ATGATTGAAACAGGAAAAAAATTAAGCGGACGTTATTTAATTTTGGGTAGTATCGGTAGTGGCGGTATGGCAAATGTTTATTTAGCACGCGACTTAATTTTAGATAGAGAAGTAGCGATTAAGGTTTTACGTTACGATTTCCGTGATGATACAGATGCTATTCGTCGTTTTCAACGCGAAGCTTTAGCTGCTACGGAACTGGTTCATCCTAATATCGTGTCTGTTTATGATGTGGGTGAAGAAGACAATATGCAATATTTGGTGATGGAATACGTGAAAGGCATGGATTTAAAACGTTATATCCAAACGCACTATCCGATTCCGTATCCAGAAATTGTTGATATTATGCAACAAATTCTATCAGCTGTCGCTTTAGCGCACCAACATCGCATTATTCATCGCGATTTAAAACCACAAAACATTTTGATTAATGAAGAGGGTGTCGTAAAAATTGCTGATTTTGGGATTGCGATTGCGTTATCGGAGACGTCCATCACCCAAACAAACACAATGCTTGGATCGGTTCATTATTTATCACCCGAACAAGCACGTGGAAGCATGGCAACAAATCAATCTGACATTTATGCGATTGGGATTATTTTATATGAAATGTTGACTGGTCGCGTGCCATTTGATGGAGAATCAGCCGTGACGATTGCTTTAAAACATTTTCAGGATGATATTCCATCGATTCGTATTTATGATAAAGAGGTTCCGCAATCACTTGAAAATATTGTGTTAAAAGCAACTGCGAAAGAGCAAAGTGATCGTTACAAAGAAGCAGATGAAATGCGTCAAGATATTTCTAGCGCGCTTTCTCCAGAACGTTTAAATGAGCCACTTTGGGAACCACATGCGATGATTGATGAAACAAAAATTTTAACCCCAATTTCAGAAGATACGCCAATGCCAGATTCATTTAAAGAGATGCCATTGCCCAAAGAAGAAACAACAGAATCCGCACCACAGAAACCCGAAAAGAAAAAGAAGAAACGAAAATTATGGTTAATTTTACCCATCTTGCTTTTTTGTGCGGTTGCGGGATTGGTGTATTATTTAGTCTTTGGTGGTGGTAGAAACCAAGTGACGATTCCCGAAGTTGCTGGTTTAACCGAAGCAGCAGCCCGTGAAACGTTACATGATGCTGGTGTTGAAGTCGCCACTGAAACCAAAGAATTTCCAAGCGATCAAGTTCCTGAGAATCATGTGGTGAAAACTGATCCAGAAGAAGGCGCAGTGATTAAACGCACCAAAGAAGTCTTGTTGTACATTAGTACAGGGAGCAAAAAAGTTGAAATGAAAGACTATGTCGGTCAAGAGAAGGATAAAGTTCTTGCTGAATTGAAGTCACTAGATTTTGACGAAAAGAAAATTAAAATTGAAGAAGTCTTTGATGAAGATACGCCGGTGGAGGAAGTCATCGATCAAACACCATCAGCTGGAGAAGAAGTCGTTCCGAAAGACACCGAAGTAGAATTGACTGTCAGCAAAGGCCCAGAACCTGTGATGATGCCTAATCTCTATGGGTATAGTGAACGTGATGCGCGTGCCGAGTTAACGAATTATGGTTTAGGGAACAACGCTGTCGTGATTGCGGAAGAATTTAGCGATGTCAGTGCGGGATTAGTTATCCATCAAACACCAGAAGGGAATTCAGACATTGTACCGGGAGATACCGAAATTACTTTAACGATTAGTAAAGGACCCGAAAAAGTGAAGATGCCCAATCTGATTGGTTACACTGAATCCAATGCGCGTGATGAATTAAATGCCAATGGTCTAGGAAATAATTCTGTGCATATTACAGAGGTCTTTAGCAGTAATGAAAGTGGTACAATCGTGAAACAATCACCATCTGCTGGTTCGGATATTTCTCCGGGAGACACCACCATTACGTTAGAAATTAGTAAAGGCCCTGAACCACCAGAAAAAGTCGATTTACCAAATGTAGAAGGAATGAAAGAGTCTGCCGCAACTTCTCTCTTAAAAAGCCAAGGTCTTTCAGTTGAAACGAGTGAAGAATACAGTGATTCAGTAGATAAAGGTTTGGTTATTTCTATGAGTCCATCTTCAGGAACCTCTGTCGAAAAAGAGAGCACGGTTCGTTTGATTATCTCTCAAGGAAAAGAAGAGACTGAATCGTCGAGTTTTCCTCCAGAAGAAAGTGAAACTACGACTCCTGATAGCTCAGAACCAATGACAGAAACGTCTACCTCTTAA
- a CDS encoding helix-turn-helix domain-containing protein, with product MFNLLLEKPDRLMYQIFCCLQETNPYPLAKLAIKLEKSPAVLRRTIRQWQKNSYNRSTGIGFYVTKEDIRGIYANEHASLFFSTLLHRSEAFQLLLKVLDNPYASGVQLQREMHLSPASFQRRVRQLEPLLQHYHLQLSFKKMPALKGTEMQIRWFTLLVSLLADPPFHLSPINWWHRYEEICLHRPLWLDTWQPAITHYYQPPFQLNERGSTFLWRQLIGLEPLWMNQEMAETLSFALHAHTSLATSYLLEVQQHIHRIHCCCSFFSGTLFFEPTSISKEVHRLTQSFRLLLPHYDTLLAQHPELPMLYQRILKRYQSFANELMVSED from the coding sequence ATGTTTAACTTATTATTGGAAAAACCAGATCGATTAATGTATCAAATTTTTTGTTGTTTACAAGAAACCAATCCTTATCCATTAGCGAAATTGGCAATAAAATTAGAAAAAAGCCCAGCTGTCTTACGCCGTACAATTCGGCAGTGGCAAAAAAATTCGTATAATCGCTCAACAGGAATTGGATTTTATGTCACCAAAGAAGACATACGAGGAATCTATGCAAACGAACATGCGTCTCTCTTTTTTAGTACCTTATTGCATCGTAGCGAAGCATTTCAATTGCTCTTAAAAGTCCTAGATAATCCATACGCTTCAGGTGTGCAATTACAACGGGAAATGCATCTAAGTCCTGCAAGCTTTCAACGGCGAGTCCGCCAATTAGAACCACTTTTACAGCATTATCACTTGCAACTCTCATTTAAGAAAATGCCTGCTCTAAAAGGCACAGAAATGCAAATTCGTTGGTTCACGCTACTGGTTTCTTTACTTGCCGATCCACCTTTTCACCTGTCGCCGATTAATTGGTGGCATCGCTATGAAGAAATTTGCTTGCATCGACCGCTCTGGTTAGACACTTGGCAACCGGCAATCACCCATTATTACCAACCTCCGTTTCAGCTAAACGAACGTGGTAGTACCTTTTTATGGCGCCAACTTATCGGTTTAGAACCGCTTTGGATGAACCAAGAAATGGCTGAAACCCTTTCTTTTGCGTTACATGCCCATACATCACTAGCTACGAGCTATTTATTAGAAGTCCAACAACACATTCACCGGATTCATTGTTGCTGTTCATTCTTTAGTGGTACGTTATTTTTTGAACCAACGAGCATTTCAAAAGAAGTGCACCGTCTTACACAAAGTTTTCGTTTGTTGCTTCCTCATTACGATACACTATTAGCACAACATCCAGAATTGCCTATGTTGTATCAACGTATTTTGAAAAGATACCAGTCGTTTGCTAACGAATTAATGGTCTCAGAAGACTAA
- a CDS encoding LLM class flavin-dependent oxidoreductase, with the protein MTTNEKKILFGLDTFGDVAYHDETKEPLSYAESLRMIVEEGKLADQLGIDVIALGEHHRKEYSISSPDTVLAALATVTEKIILGTGVTVLSSDDPVRVYERFATVDALSNGRAQVMLGRGSFTESFPLFGYDLNDYNELFEEKIALFNELLTGEPVTWEGHFTQSLNNVQLYPKTEKRLDVQVGVGGSPDSIIRAAKYGFPVMLAIIGGEPARFLPYIDLYQRATKQFGQPTHPVGMHSHGVIADTDEEAQEIAWQYLKKSMDKIGSERGWAPMTRERFAFEISEGSYYVGSPETVAQKIAHVIQTLGVKRFDFVYGAGGQLQKDRFRTIQLYGEKVVPRVKELLKEG; encoded by the coding sequence ATGACAACGAATGAAAAAAAAATTTTATTTGGTTTAGATACGTTTGGTGATGTTGCCTATCATGATGAGACCAAAGAACCATTAAGCTATGCTGAGTCATTACGAATGATTGTAGAAGAAGGCAAATTGGCGGATCAATTGGGGATAGATGTGATTGCTTTAGGGGAACATCACCGGAAAGAGTATTCAATTTCTAGTCCAGATACAGTACTTGCTGCTTTAGCGACTGTTACGGAAAAGATTATTTTGGGTACCGGTGTGACAGTTTTAAGTTCAGATGACCCTGTGCGTGTGTATGAGCGTTTTGCGACAGTCGATGCTTTATCGAATGGACGTGCACAAGTCATGCTTGGTCGTGGCTCATTCACGGAATCTTTTCCATTATTCGGTTATGATTTAAATGATTACAATGAACTGTTTGAAGAAAAAATTGCTTTATTTAATGAACTATTAACAGGAGAACCTGTTACCTGGGAAGGACATTTCACTCAATCATTAAATAACGTACAATTATACCCGAAAACAGAAAAACGCTTAGACGTTCAAGTCGGTGTCGGTGGATCACCCGACTCTATTATTCGAGCAGCAAAATATGGCTTTCCAGTGATGTTGGCAATTATTGGTGGCGAACCAGCTCGTTTTCTACCCTATATTGATTTGTATCAACGAGCAACGAAACAATTTGGTCAACCAACGCATCCAGTGGGCATGCATTCACATGGAGTGATTGCTGATACGGACGAAGAAGCCCAAGAAATTGCTTGGCAATACTTGAAAAAATCGATGGATAAAATCGGTTCTGAACGTGGCTGGGCACCCATGACACGTGAACGATTTGCATTTGAAATTTCAGAAGGTTCTTATTATGTGGGTAGTCCAGAAACCGTGGCACAAAAAATTGCGCATGTCATTCAAACACTCGGGGTAAAACGATTTGACTTTGTTTACGGAGCGGGTGGTCAATTACAGAAGGATCGCTTCCGTACGATTCAGTTATATGGTGAAAAAGTCGTACCAAGAGTCAAAGAGTTACTTAAAGAGGGATGA
- a CDS encoding LysR family transcriptional regulator produces the protein MDMINLRTFHYCATHLSFSKAAQYLNISQPAVTNQIKKIEQSLGHELFIRAGRKLFLTDSGEILFQCSSKIFNLLDDAIRKIDNQSKDILQLRIAGDLNYLSMHLSNFIPKLYENFPHVQIEVITVEHSKKIFEGVRDHKYDIGIMSGNYSTFGIRQRVLSEDKVSLVTSKELAAALKKNPELELPLLEYRSQSSYSSFLMDFMIQNKLTQRKRITFNNLELIRKALLRHTGIAVLSEEVLQKDIHEGRIKVLSTPDFKEVKIKTRLIFRTSNPMHTQIEKCSDLIMSEIHPL, from the coding sequence ATGGACATGATTAATTTGAGAACTTTTCATTATTGTGCAACACATCTTAGTTTCTCAAAAGCAGCGCAGTATCTAAACATTAGTCAACCAGCTGTTACCAATCAGATTAAAAAAATTGAGCAGTCGTTAGGACACGAACTATTTATTCGTGCCGGTAGAAAATTATTTTTGACAGACTCAGGCGAAATTTTATTTCAATGTTCCAGTAAAATATTCAATTTATTAGATGACGCGATTCGGAAAATTGACAATCAATCCAAGGACATTTTGCAGTTGCGTATCGCAGGAGACTTAAATTATTTATCGATGCATTTGTCTAATTTCATTCCCAAGTTGTATGAAAATTTTCCTCACGTTCAAATTGAAGTCATCACTGTTGAACATTCCAAAAAAATTTTTGAAGGCGTGCGTGATCATAAATACGATATTGGGATCATGAGCGGGAATTACTCAACCTTTGGCATTCGTCAACGCGTTTTGAGTGAAGACAAGGTGTCCTTAGTTACTTCCAAAGAATTGGCCGCTGCCCTCAAAAAAAATCCAGAATTGGAGTTACCGCTACTTGAATATCGCTCCCAATCCTCCTATAGTAGCTTTTTAATGGATTTTATGATTCAAAACAAATTGACACAGAGAAAACGAATTACGTTCAACAATTTGGAGCTCATCCGAAAAGCTCTCCTAAGACATACAGGGATCGCTGTGTTATCTGAAGAAGTATTACAAAAAGATATTCACGAAGGACGAATCAAAGTATTGTCCACACCCGATTTTAAAGAAGTGAAAATCAAAACACGCTTAATTTTCCGTACAAGTAACCCCATGCACACACAAATTGAAAAATGTTCCGACTTAATTATGTCCGAAATTCATCCGCTATAA
- a CDS encoding ATP-dependent Clp protease ATP-binding subunit yields the protein MDELFTQRAKAVLAIAQEEAKYFKHQSVGSEHILLALIIEQDGIAGKTLREMRVNENDIREEIEHLTGYGSMKDYPTGGFLPYSPRARQIFAYAGDEAKRLGAQQIGTEHLLLGLLRDEEILASRIMLNLGMSLAKMRQLLKKKMGVQSKSNSSRRRPQQRQQPQQEGTPTLDSLARDLTKLAREQRLDPVVGRSKEVKRLIQILSRRTKNNPVLVGEPGVGKTAIAEGLAQKIVNGEVPKDMQQKRLMMLDMGALVAGTKYRGEFEDRMKKIIDEIYQDGQIILFIDELHTLIGAGGAEGAIDASNILKPALARGELQTIGATTLNEYQKYIEKDSALERRFARVQVDEPTPEEAEEILKGLRPRYEEHHGVEITDDALHAAVQLSVRYINSRQLPDKAIDLMDESAAKVRLDKADEVSEAALLQEELMKLAEEKEAAIRQQDFETAARLRQREKEVSQQLAEVTFVEVKEATGYENSVTAEDVAAVVSQWTGVPLQQMEKKESERLLDLEKILHQRVVGQDEAVQAVSRSIRRARSGLKDPNRPIGSFMFLGPTGVGKTELAKALAEAMFGSEDALIRVDMSEFMEKYSTSRLIGSPPGYVGYDEGGQLTEKVRSKPYSVILLDEVEKAHQDVFNILLQVLDDGHLTDSKGRRVDFRNTILIMTSNIGATELREEKNVGFNVVDASKDHSAMQKRILEALKKAYRPEFLNRIDETVVFRSLDKEEIHEIVKIMSRSIIKRLAEQDIQLKITPAALDVIGKAGFDPEYGARPIRRALQKEVEDRLSEALLSGQIHLGNQVTIGASKGQITLNVKEPKTDKVLQQV from the coding sequence ATGGATGAACTATTTACACAACGAGCAAAAGCGGTGCTTGCCATTGCTCAAGAAGAAGCAAAATACTTTAAACACCAGTCTGTAGGTTCAGAACATATTTTATTAGCATTGATTATCGAGCAAGATGGGATTGCAGGAAAAACCCTACGTGAAATGCGAGTAAATGAAAATGATATTCGTGAAGAAATCGAGCATTTGACCGGCTATGGTTCAATGAAAGATTATCCAACAGGTGGTTTTTTACCTTATTCTCCACGTGCGAGACAAATTTTTGCCTATGCTGGCGATGAAGCCAAACGTTTAGGTGCCCAACAAATTGGGACTGAGCACTTACTATTAGGATTATTACGTGATGAAGAAATTTTAGCTTCACGTATCATGTTGAACTTAGGAATGAGTTTAGCGAAAATGCGTCAATTATTGAAGAAAAAAATGGGCGTACAATCAAAAAGCAATTCAAGTCGTCGTCGTCCACAACAACGCCAACAACCGCAACAAGAAGGAACACCAACATTAGATTCATTAGCGCGTGACTTAACCAAATTAGCCCGTGAACAACGCTTAGATCCAGTTGTTGGACGTAGCAAAGAAGTGAAACGTCTGATTCAAATTTTAAGCCGTCGTACGAAAAATAATCCTGTTTTAGTTGGCGAACCGGGTGTTGGTAAGACAGCGATTGCGGAAGGCTTAGCCCAAAAAATTGTCAACGGGGAAGTACCAAAAGATATGCAACAAAAACGTCTGATGATGTTAGACATGGGAGCTTTAGTGGCCGGAACAAAATATCGTGGTGAATTTGAAGATCGTATGAAAAAAATTATTGATGAAATTTATCAAGACGGTCAAATTATCCTCTTTATCGATGAGTTGCATACATTAATTGGTGCGGGTGGAGCAGAAGGTGCGATTGATGCATCGAATATTTTAAAACCAGCCTTAGCTCGTGGTGAATTACAAACGATTGGTGCTACTACACTAAATGAATATCAAAAATATATTGAAAAAGATTCTGCTTTAGAACGCCGTTTCGCGCGTGTTCAAGTTGATGAGCCGACGCCGGAAGAAGCAGAAGAAATCTTAAAAGGATTACGTCCACGTTATGAAGAACATCACGGCGTAGAAATTACCGATGATGCGTTACATGCAGCTGTTCAACTCTCAGTTCGTTACATTAATTCACGTCAGCTACCAGACAAAGCCATTGATTTAATGGATGAGTCGGCAGCCAAAGTTCGTTTGGATAAAGCGGACGAAGTGTCAGAAGCGGCGTTATTACAAGAAGAATTAATGAAGTTAGCAGAAGAAAAAGAAGCAGCTATTCGTCAACAAGACTTTGAAACAGCCGCACGTTTACGCCAACGCGAAAAAGAAGTCAGTCAACAATTAGCCGAAGTGACTTTTGTGGAAGTCAAAGAAGCCACTGGCTATGAAAATAGCGTGACAGCAGAAGATGTAGCAGCCGTTGTTTCCCAATGGACAGGTGTGCCATTGCAACAAATGGAGAAAAAAGAGAGCGAACGTTTGTTAGACCTCGAAAAAATCTTACATCAGCGTGTAGTTGGCCAAGATGAAGCTGTTCAAGCTGTTTCTCGTTCCATTCGTCGTGCACGTAGTGGTCTAAAAGATCCCAACCGTCCGATTGGTTCATTCATGTTCTTAGGCCCAACAGGTGTTGGGAAAACCGAATTAGCAAAAGCCTTAGCTGAAGCAATGTTTGGCAGTGAAGATGCGTTGATTCGTGTGGATATGTCTGAATTTATGGAAAAATACAGTACCAGTCGTTTGATTGGTTCTCCTCCAGGATACGTCGGTTATGATGAAGGGGGACAATTAACAGAAAAAGTTCGTTCAAAACCGTATTCTGTTATTTTGCTAGATGAGGTAGAAAAAGCCCATCAAGATGTCTTTAATATCTTGCTACAAGTCTTAGATGATGGTCATTTGACAGATTCAAAAGGTCGTCGTGTTGATTTTAGAAATACGATTTTAATTATGACATCAAATATTGGTGCAACCGAATTACGCGAAGAAAAAAATGTCGGCTTTAATGTTGTAGATGCGTCTAAAGACCATTCAGCGATGCAAAAGCGTATCTTAGAAGCATTGAAGAAAGCGTATCGTCCAGAATTCTTGAACCGTATTGATGAAACTGTAGTTTTCCGTTCATTAGATAAAGAAGAAATTCATGAAATTGTCAAAATCATGAGTCGCTCGATTATCAAACGTTTGGCGGAACAAGATATTCAGTTGAAGATTACACCAGCGGCATTGGATGTCATTGGTAAAGCTGGTTTTGATCCAGAATATGGTGCACGTCCAATCCGTCGTGCATTACAAAAAGAAGTGGAAGATCGCTTGAGTGAAGCATTGCTTTCTGGACAAATCCATTTAGGCAACCAAGTAACAATTGGCGCGTCTAAAGGACAGATCACACTGAATGTGAAAGAACCAAAAACCGATAAAGTTTTACAACAAGTATAA
- a CDS encoding CtsR family transcriptional regulator: MGHQNTSDLIEAYLKKILEESEMIEIRRAEMADLFNCVPSQINYVINTRFTIQRGYAVESKRGGGGYIRIEKIQIANYHHFLEQVNQLFDQTISEKDAVSIIQKLYEEGILSKREGNLLLTTISKAILGKSEEENTIRASIMHGILERLSYEDKE, translated from the coding sequence ATGGGTCATCAAAATACTTCTGATTTGATTGAAGCATATTTGAAGAAGATTCTTGAAGAAAGTGAAATGATAGAAATTCGTCGCGCAGAGATGGCAGATTTATTTAACTGTGTACCTTCGCAAATTAATTATGTCATCAATACTCGCTTTACGATTCAACGTGGTTACGCAGTTGAAAGTAAGCGTGGTGGTGGAGGCTATATTCGAATTGAAAAAATTCAAATTGCGAACTATCACCATTTTTTAGAGCAAGTGAATCAATTGTTTGACCAAACAATCTCTGAAAAAGATGCCGTCTCAATTATTCAGAAGTTATACGAAGAAGGTATTTTGTCAAAACGAGAAGGTAACTTATTGTTAACAACAATTAGCAAAGCGATTTTAGGTAAATCTGAAGAAGAAAATACAATTCGTGCGTCAATTATGCACGGAATTTTAGAACGATTAAGCTACGAAGATAAGGAGTGA
- a CDS encoding ATP-binding protein → MKITFCNDTDHSILAINRIFEPFCTDNISRTNQNGSGLGLFYTKKMVNELNGTITASSKENLFCLTLSFESTFD, encoded by the coding sequence TTGAAAATCACTTTTTGCAACGATACCGACCATTCTATCTTAGCAATTAATCGCATCTTTGAGCCTTTTTGTACGGATAACATTAGTCGAACAAATCAAAATGGCTCAGGATTAGGGTTGTTTTATACCAAAAAAATGGTCAATGAATTAAATGGCACGATTACCGCATCTTCAAAGGAAAACCTATTTTGTCTCACACTAAGCTTTGAAAGTACTTTTGATTAA